Proteins from one Tautonia marina genomic window:
- a CDS encoding choice-of-anchor R domain-containing protein, which yields MTRIPSHPFYSTSALVVLVLGLWSSADSHARAGLVVSNLSNTQDSAWRIGSGSTLLDSPVANQFTTGSGPGWILDSVVLNLGVFETPSGSVSVALFADLSGLPGTTPLVSFLGSNPSSSAEEITFTPQNMLQLSANTSYWLMVSANVNDNFFWNFTGDPNQTGLAGWSIGDTSYAGYGTDGWTALENPFSDPRNGPAPILFQVNATEVSAVPEPSTLAMGGMAVVLIGLGAYRQRRRSRS from the coding sequence ATGACCAGGATTCCCAGCCACCCGTTCTACTCGACCTCGGCTCTCGTCGTACTGGTCCTCGGCCTTTGGTCCTCGGCTGATTCCCACGCCAGGGCCGGTCTAGTGGTCTCCAACCTCAGCAACACACAGGATTCCGCGTGGAGGATCGGCAGTGGGTCGACGCTCCTAGATTCTCCAGTTGCCAATCAATTCACGACCGGCTCAGGGCCAGGTTGGATTCTGGACTCGGTCGTGCTTAATCTCGGAGTGTTTGAGACTCCCAGCGGGTCCGTGAGCGTTGCACTCTTCGCGGATCTCAGCGGTTTGCCAGGGACGACCCCTCTCGTGAGTTTTCTGGGCTCCAACCCAAGCTCATCGGCCGAGGAGATCACGTTCACGCCGCAGAACATGCTGCAGCTGTCCGCGAACACATCCTACTGGTTAATGGTTTCTGCGAATGTGAATGACAATTTCTTCTGGAATTTCACGGGCGATCCTAACCAAACGGGTCTGGCTGGCTGGTCAATCGGAGACACGTCCTATGCCGGGTATGGTACTGACGGCTGGACCGCGTTGGAAAATCCGTTCTCCGATCCCCGGAACGGCCCGGCTCCAATCCTATTCCAGGTGAATGCCACGGAGGTATCAGCGGTTCCTGAGCCTTCCACTCTGGCGATGGGCGGCATGGCTGTGGTGCTGATCGGGCTCGGCGCGTACCGGCAGCGACGCCGAAGCCGGAGTTGA
- a CDS encoding DUF1328 domain-containing protein, with the protein MIRYALIFLVVAIVAAVFGFGGLAQDAAWIAKILFFIFLVLFVVSLILGRKGPSTGL; encoded by the coding sequence ATGATCCGCTATGCGTTGATCTTCCTCGTCGTGGCCATCGTGGCCGCCGTCTTCGGGTTCGGCGGACTGGCGCAGGACGCGGCCTGGATCGCCAAGATCCTCTTTTTCATCTTCCTGGTCCTGTTCGTCGTCTCCTTGATCCTGGGCCGCAAGGGGCCGTCGACCGGGCTCTGA